One window from the genome of Paenibacillus azoreducens encodes:
- a CDS encoding TetR/AcrR family transcriptional regulator: protein MAKIGLDRHTLLVAAAELADESGLDSLTLAALAQKLNVRSPSLYNHVKGLPDLRAALTVYCLHLLVETTRDAVIGKSGDEAILSLCEAYLRFARSRPGLYEAFYKVNLLQHEELDQAKQELLDLFLRIMEPFGLGEQETLHAIRGLRSLLHGFATLEQHGGFQMDIPLDESFRYVLRMFVDGMNSENRR, encoded by the coding sequence ATGGCTAAAATAGGACTTGACCGCCACACCTTGCTGGTTGCCGCCGCCGAGCTTGCCGACGAATCGGGATTGGACTCGCTTACGCTGGCCGCTCTGGCGCAAAAATTAAACGTACGCTCGCCTTCGCTGTATAATCATGTGAAGGGGCTGCCCGATCTGCGCGCAGCGCTGACGGTTTACTGCCTGCATCTGCTCGTCGAGACAACCCGCGACGCCGTTATTGGCAAATCCGGTGATGAAGCCATTTTGAGTCTATGCGAAGCATACCTCCGGTTTGCCCGCTCCCGACCAGGGCTGTACGAAGCATTTTATAAGGTAAACCTGCTGCAGCATGAAGAACTCGACCAGGCCAAACAGGAGCTGCTGGATCTCTTTCTCCGGATTATGGAACCTTTCGGGCTTGGAGAACAGGAGACGCTGCATGCCATTCGCGGTCTGCGCAGCCTTTTGCATGGATTTGCGACGCTTGAGCAGCATGGCGGCTTTCAAATGGATATCCCATTGGACGAGAGCTTTCGGTATGTACTGAGGATGTTTGTGGATGGCATGAACTCTGAAAACCGCAGGTAA
- a CDS encoding MBL fold metallo-hydrolase, with product MKKTTVHQVTQLSFMPNLFPVNVYLVEENDGLTLIDAGMPFSIKGIREAADSLGKPITRILLTHAHGDHIGALDALKDAIPTAQVYISRRDQALLAGSSALEEGEPQTAIRGSVPKNIRTKPDHLIADGDRIGSLQAIASPGHTPGHMAFLDTRSKVLIAGDAFQIRGGMAVSGHMRLLFPFPAMATWNKEAALASARRLTALQPSWLAVGHGSMIENPVDAMNHAVQRAAEAFKGGK from the coding sequence ATGAAAAAGACGACAGTTCATCAAGTAACCCAACTTTCCTTTATGCCGAATCTGTTTCCGGTAAACGTGTACCTTGTGGAAGAAAATGACGGCCTTACTCTAATCGACGCAGGCATGCCATTCAGCATCAAGGGGATACGTGAAGCAGCCGATTCGCTAGGCAAACCGATTACCCGCATCCTGCTTACCCATGCGCATGGAGATCATATTGGCGCTCTGGATGCGCTTAAGGATGCCATTCCAACCGCACAAGTCTATATTTCGCGCCGTGACCAGGCCCTTCTGGCCGGCAGCAGCGCTCTCGAAGAAGGCGAGCCGCAGACGGCTATCCGGGGAAGCGTTCCTAAGAACATCCGCACCAAACCGGATCATTTGATCGCTGACGGAGACCGGATCGGATCGCTGCAGGCCATCGCCTCGCCCGGCCATACTCCGGGACATATGGCATTTCTGGATACGCGGAGCAAGGTGCTGATAGCCGGCGATGCTTTTCAAATCCGGGGCGGAATGGCCGTATCCGGCCATATGCGGCTGCTGTTCCCTTTTCCGGCGATGGCGACCTGGAACAAAGAGGCTGCTCTCGCGAGCGCCCGCCGTTTAACGGCGCTTCAGCCTTCTTGGCTTGCCGTCGGCCACGGCTCGATGATCGAAAATCCGGTTGATGCGATGAACCATGCTGTCCAACGCGCAGCCGAAGCTTTTAAAGGAGGGAAGTAA
- a CDS encoding RNA polymerase sigma factor: MMDASRDAALVREVLAGQKESFTQLVDAHKNKIYGLLRGMGAGPQDAQDYTQEAFLKAYRKLGTFREESSFASWMYTIAVNVMRDAKRKKKAEPADDEVLAQGRHHSETPEFVYLRKETGGEVSRLLEELPDKYRIVLLLRYTNELSYEEIAEIAGIEVNQVRNRLHRAKKSLYKKIKDKEGMKNEMLEAIANEKVHSIWK, encoded by the coding sequence ATGATGGACGCGTCACGGGATGCTGCGTTGGTCAGGGAAGTACTGGCTGGTCAAAAAGAAAGCTTTACGCAGCTAGTGGATGCACACAAAAACAAAATCTACGGGTTGCTGCGCGGAATGGGTGCAGGTCCGCAGGATGCCCAAGATTATACTCAGGAGGCTTTTCTCAAGGCATACCGGAAGCTGGGGACTTTTAGGGAGGAATCCAGTTTTGCTTCCTGGATGTACACGATTGCCGTAAATGTGATGAGGGATGCCAAGCGGAAAAAAAAAGCCGAGCCGGCGGATGATGAGGTCTTGGCCCAAGGGCGTCATCATAGCGAAACGCCGGAATTCGTTTATTTGCGCAAGGAGACCGGCGGAGAAGTAAGTCGTTTACTGGAGGAGCTTCCGGATAAATACCGCATCGTGCTTCTCCTTAGATATACAAATGAACTCAGTTATGAAGAAATTGCCGAAATTGCCGGTATTGAAGTGAATCAGGTGCGCAACCGGCTTCACCGGGCCAAGAAGTCCTTATATAAGAAAATCAAGGATAAGGAGGGGATGAAGAATGAAATGCTGGAAGCTATCGCAAACGAAAAAGTACATTCAATCTGGAAATGA
- a CDS encoding DUF4179 domain-containing protein translates to MKCWKLSQTKKYIQSGNDGDDELKFHIEICPECQTLVREAEEEEKLWMDLLYSESLPEGFTERVMSALEGVEIEQTEPIHSAAASKRIRKTRRLLKKSALWIASLFIVTAAFTLYAQPSIADWVRSIFSNETTDSGMMDARQVGLLQNPHVKVEDKGYILEINEVIADATRLVMGVKVTDPEGKPLVYQVNWNNLHIRDANGKEVAELRGIEGTDTIEKLTFTFTQEINTDELDVEGHVDRIAIPFSEQYVEGKWDFSFKLDMRKANELTVVTPLHQQYTTPEGMHIEMEKLVRTPSGVRLELNTSLRGKAAELSPEELEGQQQLMFHFENEQGEVISNVDSYKVGHARTIISQISEMNAGKLHWTYTFNYLPYDHQKLRFVFDGYSIPVKSGGSVELISKDFKKSPIIFKDQGDEFTLNDFRVHQDPNLKEDEEPRESIIQVTGKMYNRFNNDTWVVKDQDGKEYQVGFKGSVRWGEVNLVSGEPGFIVYGMGKLPEKATLIRTVTDKFYDNVKWSFEIPKAKSIPGLENADPQN, encoded by the coding sequence ATGAAATGCTGGAAGCTATCGCAAACGAAAAAGTACATTCAATCTGGAAATGATGGAGACGATGAGCTGAAGTTCCATATTGAGATATGTCCGGAGTGTCAGACATTGGTACGTGAAGCTGAAGAAGAGGAAAAGCTTTGGATGGACCTGCTGTATTCGGAATCCCTGCCCGAAGGTTTCACGGAGCGGGTTATGTCTGCACTCGAAGGGGTGGAAATCGAACAGACTGAGCCAATCCATTCGGCTGCAGCAAGCAAACGTATTCGAAAAACACGGCGGCTGTTGAAAAAAAGCGCCTTATGGATCGCATCGTTGTTCATTGTTACCGCAGCCTTTACACTATACGCCCAGCCGTCTATTGCCGATTGGGTAAGATCCATTTTTTCGAATGAGACAACGGACAGCGGCATGATGGACGCCCGCCAGGTCGGGCTCCTGCAGAACCCCCACGTAAAGGTTGAGGATAAGGGGTACATCCTTGAAATCAATGAAGTGATTGCGGATGCCACCAGACTCGTGATGGGAGTCAAAGTAACAGATCCTGAAGGGAAACCTCTAGTTTATCAAGTGAACTGGAATAACTTGCATATCAGAGATGCGAACGGAAAAGAAGTGGCAGAGCTCAGGGGCATTGAAGGCACGGATACCATCGAAAAGCTGACATTTACTTTTACGCAGGAAATCAATACGGATGAGTTGGATGTGGAAGGACATGTGGATCGCATTGCGATCCCGTTCTCGGAGCAGTATGTGGAAGGGAAGTGGGATTTCAGCTTCAAGCTCGACATGAGGAAGGCAAACGAGCTGACGGTTGTCACTCCGCTGCATCAGCAATATACAACCCCTGAAGGTATGCACATTGAAATGGAAAAGCTGGTCCGGACACCAAGCGGGGTACGTCTGGAATTAAACACCAGCCTAAGGGGCAAGGCTGCGGAACTTTCTCCGGAAGAACTCGAAGGACAGCAGCAGCTCATGTTTCATTTTGAAAACGAGCAAGGAGAAGTCATCTCTAACGTGGACAGTTATAAAGTTGGCCATGCCCGAACGATCATTTCGCAAATCAGCGAGATGAATGCGGGCAAACTCCATTGGACCTATACATTTAACTATCTCCCTTATGACCATCAGAAGCTTCGTTTTGTATTCGATGGATATTCGATTCCCGTAAAAAGCGGCGGGTCGGTAGAGCTGATATCCAAAGATTTCAAAAAGAGTCCGATTATTTTTAAAGATCAAGGGGATGAATTTACCTTAAACGATTTCAGGGTTCATCAGGATCCCAACCTGAAAGAAGATGAGGAGCCGAGGGAAAGCATCATTCAGGTGACAGGAAAGATGTATAACCGGTTCAATAATGATACTTGGGTTGTGAAGGATCAGGACGGCAAGGAATATCAGGTAGGTTTTAAAGGATCCGTTCGATGGGGCGAGGTCAACCTGGTATCCGGAGAACCTGGTTTTATCGTGTACGGAATGGGGAAACTTCCGGAAAAAGCAACCTTGATCCGCACAGTTACTGATAAGTTTTACGATAATGTGAAATGGTCCTTTGAAATTCCTAAAGCCAAGTCCATACCCGGCCTGGAAAATGCGGATCCGCAGAACTAA
- a CDS encoding PocR ligand-binding domain-containing protein, producing the protein MNSRFDLHRIIDIDKWHKLQDSLSLVTRMAIITVDYKGVPVTKHSHCQAFCQAVRQDDALSSYCQKCDARGGLEAVRTNKPYVYKCHFGIIDIAIPIIIDNQYIGAIMAGQIKLRDSDLPLEQIVTRPANAETDRKFKALKNEYRSLPILSSEEVSTIAEMLFHLCNYIVEEAIHKNATIDMYRKTLSLEPTNTTTSIPPAAPAYEHLQAMQNELSSTLIDTKIQKSMANAYRSSNLTLQPAFDYIYRHKRENVHLRDMANLCHVSPSYFSRIFTRETGENFSVFVPRLKIEWAKQLLETTDLSVNQISDEMGFADPGYFIKTFKKFESLTPAVYRKIYIKHD; encoded by the coding sequence ATGAACTCAAGATTTGATCTGCACCGGATCATTGATATCGATAAATGGCATAAACTGCAGGACTCGCTTTCCCTGGTTACCCGGATGGCGATTATCACAGTCGATTACAAAGGAGTGCCCGTCACCAAGCACAGCCACTGCCAGGCCTTCTGCCAAGCGGTGCGCCAAGATGATGCCCTGTCTTCCTACTGTCAGAAATGCGATGCGCGGGGAGGGCTGGAAGCCGTCCGCACGAACAAACCTTATGTCTACAAATGCCATTTCGGCATTATCGACATCGCGATTCCGATCATTATAGATAACCAATACATCGGCGCGATCATGGCGGGGCAAATCAAACTTCGGGACTCGGATCTTCCGCTTGAACAAATTGTAACCCGGCCGGCGAACGCTGAAACAGACCGGAAGTTTAAGGCGCTCAAAAACGAATATCGGTCCCTGCCGATCTTGTCCTCCGAAGAAGTGTCGACGATTGCCGAAATGTTGTTTCATTTATGCAATTATATCGTTGAAGAGGCTATCCATAAAAACGCAACGATCGATATGTACAGAAAAACGTTATCTCTGGAGCCGACTAACACTACAACTTCCATCCCCCCTGCAGCGCCGGCCTATGAACATCTTCAGGCGATGCAAAACGAACTTTCAAGCACCCTCATCGACACGAAGATCCAAAAAAGCATGGCCAATGCGTACCGTTCGAGCAACCTGACGCTGCAGCCCGCTTTCGATTATATTTACCGGCATAAGCGCGAAAACGTCCATTTACGGGATATGGCAAATCTTTGCCATGTCAGCCCAAGCTATTTCAGCCGCATCTTTACCCGGGAGACGGGCGAGAATTTCTCCGTATTCGTCCCCCGGCTCAAAATCGAATGGGCCAAGCAGCTCCTGGAAACAACCGATTTGTCCGTCAATCAGATCAGCGACGAGATGGGTTTTGCCGATCCGGGATATTTTATCAAAACCTTCAAAAAATTCGAAAGTCTGACGCCGGCTGTATACCGGAAAATCTATATAAAGCATGATTAA
- a CDS encoding glycerol dehydrogenase, whose translation MRKAFISPSKYVQGENELLNLGYFIRTYGDSALLIAHPEDVERVKDKLDVTINKFNVTLVESGFHGECTRDEIKRLKELAREKKCSCTIGLGGGKAIDTAKCVAEGDALIIVPTIAATDAPTSHSAVIYTEEGAFEDYAYFKQSPSVVMIDTTVIANAPTRFLVSGMGDALSTYYEARATSRSFTKVNAGLPCGVHEGAAPVARGTKAALALAKLCYETLLEDGVNAKIACDSNQVTPALENIIETNILLSGLGFESGGLAAAHAIHNGLTVLPGTHHYFHGEKVAFSTIAQLVLENAPQAELNEVLEFCSAIGLPVCLADIGVNSITQEELLKVAQIACIPEESIHAMPFPITEEAVASAIAVADQIGREFKKSKGAL comes from the coding sequence ATGAGAAAGGCTTTTATTAGTCCAAGCAAGTATGTACAAGGAGAAAATGAATTATTGAATTTGGGTTATTTTATCCGGACATACGGAGATTCCGCTCTGCTGATCGCCCATCCGGAAGATGTGGAACGGGTTAAGGACAAGCTGGATGTTACAATAAATAAATTTAATGTTACACTGGTTGAAAGCGGATTCCATGGTGAGTGCACCCGGGATGAAATAAAGCGGCTCAAGGAGCTGGCCCGCGAGAAGAAATGCTCTTGCACCATCGGACTTGGCGGAGGCAAAGCGATCGATACCGCCAAATGCGTAGCGGAAGGCGATGCGTTGATCATTGTGCCGACGATTGCGGCTACGGATGCGCCAACAAGCCATTCGGCCGTCATTTATACCGAAGAAGGGGCTTTTGAGGACTACGCCTATTTCAAACAAAGTCCAAGCGTGGTGATGATCGATACGACGGTGATCGCCAATGCGCCTACGCGTTTTCTGGTATCCGGCATGGGGGATGCCTTATCGACATATTATGAAGCGAGAGCAACGTCGCGTTCTTTTACAAAAGTGAATGCGGGCTTGCCTTGCGGCGTTCATGAGGGGGCTGCTCCGGTGGCGCGGGGAACCAAAGCGGCGCTTGCGCTTGCCAAACTGTGTTACGAAACATTGCTGGAAGACGGGGTTAACGCCAAAATCGCCTGTGACAGCAATCAGGTTACGCCTGCGCTTGAAAATATCATCGAAACCAACATCCTGCTGTCCGGACTGGGTTTTGAAAGCGGCGGTCTGGCTGCGGCCCATGCCATTCACAATGGCTTGACGGTGCTTCCTGGAACGCATCATTATTTCCATGGGGAAAAGGTAGCTTTCAGCACCATTGCCCAACTGGTTCTCGAAAATGCGCCGCAGGCAGAGCTGAATGAAGTGCTGGAGTTTTGTTCGGCCATCGGTTTGCCGGTATGTTTGGCGGACATCGGCGTAAACAGCATCACGCAGGAGGAACTGCTTAAGGTTGCGCAAATCGCCTGCATTCCCGAAGAATCGATTCATGCGATGCCATTCCCGATTACCGAGGAAGCCGTTGCGTCCGCGATTGCGGTTGCGGACCAAATCGGCCGCGAATTCAAAAAAAGTAAGGGTGCTTTGTAA
- the dhaK gene encoding dihydroxyacetone kinase subunit DhaK, which yields MKKIMNQPETLVREMLSGLVLAHPELEFNSKYKIIKKKQINPQKVTLISGGGSGHEPAHAGFVGKGMLDVAVCGDVFASPSQIQVYQAIRSSASEKGTLLIIKNYSGDIMNFKNAAHLAEEDGIRVDYVKVDDDIAVEDSLYTVGKRGVAGTVLVHKIAGAAAEAGMSLEQVKAAAQHAVDNVKSIGFALTSCTVPAKGTPTFSLGEQEMEYGVGIHGEPGIRREQMISADELAGRMVAELLQSLQISGGASAEVAVLVNGFGGTPLQELYLLNNSVMRELSLRGIQVYKGFVGNYMTSIDMAGASVSIMKLDDQLKELLSDACNTPGLTISGPFEPVQYSEVVVKEDEGGKSVSYGMTTSDEYAVIRDGKLSLNNMIYLVDKMSEIIIENEVPFCELDSHAGDGDFGMSVAKGFKQLKTEWDEVIAQGTDIGRFLDACSLIIMEHCGGASGPIWGSGFRAASKYAADRVELSVSEIADMLSAVVKGIQDTGERSFGRGAVVGDKTLVDALVPYADAWAVSARNGDDLKSAGIKAAEAAVEGAKKTETIVARMGRAGTVGERSIGYPDAGAYALGVIFTGLAQALK from the coding sequence ATGAAAAAAATTATGAATCAGCCGGAGACGCTGGTCAGAGAGATGTTGAGCGGCCTGGTGCTGGCGCATCCGGAGCTGGAGTTCAACAGCAAATATAAAATCATCAAGAAAAAACAAATCAATCCGCAAAAGGTGACGCTGATCAGCGGAGGCGGCAGCGGGCATGAACCGGCGCATGCAGGATTCGTGGGCAAAGGAATGCTGGATGTGGCTGTCTGCGGCGACGTGTTCGCTTCCCCGTCCCAAATCCAGGTGTACCAAGCGATCCGTTCATCGGCAAGCGAAAAGGGAACCCTGTTGATCATTAAAAATTACAGCGGCGACATCATGAATTTCAAAAATGCGGCCCATTTGGCCGAAGAAGACGGTATTCGCGTCGATTATGTGAAGGTTGACGACGATATTGCCGTGGAAGACAGCTTGTATACGGTAGGTAAAAGAGGCGTTGCCGGGACCGTACTCGTGCATAAAATCGCCGGAGCGGCTGCGGAAGCCGGCATGTCCTTGGAGCAGGTGAAGGCTGCGGCGCAGCATGCCGTAGACAACGTGAAAAGCATCGGATTTGCACTGACCTCCTGCACCGTGCCTGCTAAAGGTACGCCAACCTTCTCCCTCGGCGAACAGGAGATGGAATACGGCGTAGGCATCCACGGCGAGCCGGGTATCCGGCGGGAGCAGATGATCTCAGCCGACGAGCTGGCGGGCAGAATGGTGGCGGAATTGCTGCAGAGCCTGCAGATCAGCGGCGGTGCATCCGCCGAAGTGGCCGTATTGGTGAACGGTTTTGGGGGGACTCCGCTTCAGGAACTGTATCTGCTGAACAATTCGGTGATGCGGGAGTTAAGCTTGCGGGGAATCCAGGTGTACAAAGGTTTTGTCGGCAATTACATGACAAGCATCGACATGGCCGGCGCTTCGGTCTCCATCATGAAGCTGGATGATCAGCTTAAGGAGCTGCTGAGCGATGCATGCAACACGCCTGGGCTGACCATCAGCGGTCCGTTTGAACCTGTGCAATACAGCGAAGTGGTTGTCAAAGAGGATGAAGGCGGCAAGTCTGTGTCTTACGGTATGACAACAAGCGATGAGTATGCGGTTATCCGTGACGGCAAATTGTCGCTGAACAATATGATTTACCTGGTCGATAAAATGAGCGAGATCATTATCGAAAATGAGGTTCCTTTCTGCGAATTGGATTCCCATGCTGGCGATGGCGATTTTGGGATGAGCGTGGCCAAGGGCTTCAAGCAGTTAAAAACCGAATGGGATGAAGTCATCGCCCAAGGAACGGATATCGGAAGATTCCTGGACGCCTGCTCGCTGATCATCATGGAGCATTGCGGCGGCGCTTCCGGCCCGATCTGGGGCTCGGGCTTCCGTGCTGCTAGCAAATATGCGGCGGATCGAGTGGAATTGTCTGTTTCGGAAATTGCGGATATGCTGAGCGCGGTTGTTAAAGGGATTCAGGACACGGGCGAAAGATCCTTTGGCCGGGGGGCGGTAGTCGGAGACAAGACGCTGGTCGATGCACTTGTGCCTTACGCGGATGCTTGGGCCGTTAGCGCCCGTAATGGCGACGATTTGAAGTCGGCCGGCATCAAAGCCGCCGAAGCGGCTGTGGAAGGCGCCAAGAAAACCGAAACGATCGTTGCGCGCATGGGAAGAGCGGGAACGGTCGGCGAGCGCAGCATCGGATACCCGGATGCCGGGGCGTATGCACTGGGAGTTATCTTTACAGGGCTTGCGCAGGCGCTTAAATAA
- a CDS encoding putative RNA methyltransferase gives MFRKEIASMRADLMALYGHIFRCPVCSGVMKMKGKQGLVCSANHGFDLSKDGYLHLLPNAKPTKYDKRLFEARRLIHASGYFSPLLEALVSGIAKSRPWPLSGTSPLSMLDAGCGEGSQLAFLRDKLSGPWGQEVLAVGADLAKAGIMTAAKGSSQIIWCVADLARSPFQDRTFDIIFNILSPSNYGEFQRLLMPNGLLVKVVPGPQYLQEFRQLLHGNGAPRRQAAFEETAALFAKHFPKMNPERVRYEKELPQRHLQAMLEMTPLSWHAPEEDKQLLLARQSLKLTFDFYILWAEK, from the coding sequence TTGTTCAGAAAAGAAATTGCATCCATGCGTGCAGACTTGATGGCGCTTTATGGGCATATTTTTCGCTGTCCGGTTTGCTCCGGCGTTATGAAAATGAAAGGCAAACAAGGTTTGGTTTGTTCGGCGAATCACGGCTTCGATTTGTCCAAGGACGGATATCTTCACCTGCTTCCCAACGCCAAGCCGACCAAATACGATAAAAGGCTGTTTGAAGCGCGCAGGCTGATCCATGCCAGCGGTTATTTTTCGCCTTTGCTGGAAGCTCTTGTTTCCGGAATCGCCAAGAGCAGGCCTTGGCCCCTGTCCGGCACATCTCCTTTGTCCATGCTGGATGCGGGCTGTGGGGAAGGATCGCAGCTAGCATTCCTCCGGGACAAACTATCCGGCCCTTGGGGTCAGGAGGTTCTAGCGGTAGGAGCCGATCTGGCCAAAGCAGGCATCATGACGGCTGCCAAAGGAAGCTCGCAGATTATCTGGTGTGTGGCAGATCTGGCCCGTAGTCCCTTTCAGGACCGGACTTTCGATATCATTTTCAACATTTTGTCCCCATCCAATTACGGGGAATTTCAGCGGTTGCTGATGCCCAACGGGCTCCTCGTCAAAGTCGTCCCCGGACCGCAGTATTTACAGGAATTCAGGCAGCTCCTGCACGGAAACGGCGCCCCTCGGCGGCAGGCTGCCTTTGAAGAAACTGCAGCATTATTTGCGAAGCATTTTCCGAAGATGAACCCGGAACGCGTTCGTTATGAAAAAGAGCTGCCTCAACGGCATCTGCAAGCCATGCTGGAAATGACGCCGTTATCCTGGCATGCCCCGGAGGAAGACAAGCAACTGCTGCTGGCACGTCAATCCTTGAAGCTCACATTTGATTTTTATATTTTATGGGCTGAAAAATAA
- a CDS encoding RrF2 family transcriptional regulator, whose translation MNSEFNIAVHCLTLLSLKEDHMANSEEISKSVCTHPARIRKVLGLLRRHGYVATKEGVGGGYLLNPDTENATLGDLYRLLARGSLKPGWCSGGEELPCEVASNIQGIMDQIYGGGETALERYLDGITMKDIKRQIEAAGTADPV comes from the coding sequence ATGAATAGTGAGTTTAACATTGCCGTCCATTGTTTAACCCTTCTTAGCTTAAAAGAGGATCATATGGCTAACAGTGAGGAGATTTCCAAAAGCGTTTGCACGCATCCTGCCCGTATCCGCAAAGTGCTTGGCCTTCTGCGCAGGCATGGATATGTAGCGACCAAAGAAGGGGTCGGCGGAGGATATCTGCTGAATCCCGACACCGAAAATGCGACGCTTGGAGACTTGTACCGTTTGCTTGCCCGAGGTTCCCTGAAGCCTGGCTGGTGCTCCGGCGGCGAAGAGCTGCCCTGCGAGGTTGCGTCCAATATCCAGGGGATTATGGATCAAATATACGGCGGTGGGGAAACGGCGCTTGAGCGTTATCTTGACGGAATTACGATGAAGGATATCAAACGCCAGATCGAAGCGGCTGGGACCGCTGACCCGGTCTAA
- a CDS encoding sigma-70 family RNA polymerase sigma factor, with protein sequence MQHDPELSAAACQGDEEAFYTLVSGMKRKLFGIAYSYLGSETDALEAVQEAICRAWMKCGKLKDPAAFHAWLIRILIHCCIDEQKRRKRTLPLNSDTRDERVAVMVSDSRLDLQQAMQRLKPKYRHVLMLKYYQDMTLTEIARVLGKPEGTVKTWLHQGLKQLRGKMDEGGELYHG encoded by the coding sequence ATGCAACATGACCCGGAACTTTCCGCAGCTGCGTGCCAAGGAGATGAAGAAGCGTTTTACACCCTGGTTTCCGGAATGAAAAGAAAGCTGTTCGGCATCGCGTACAGTTATTTGGGCAGCGAGACCGATGCGCTGGAGGCGGTGCAGGAAGCAATCTGCCGAGCCTGGATGAAATGCGGCAAGCTTAAAGATCCGGCGGCGTTTCATGCATGGCTGATTCGCATTTTGATCCATTGCTGCATCGATGAGCAGAAACGCAGGAAACGTACGCTGCCTCTAAATAGCGATACCCGGGATGAACGGGTGGCGGTGATGGTAAGCGACAGCAGATTGGATTTGCAGCAGGCCATGCAGAGGCTGAAACCCAAATACAGGCATGTGCTTATGCTCAAATACTACCAGGATATGACGCTCACCGAAATCGCAAGGGTGCTGGGGAAACCGGAGGGGACGGTTAAAACGTGGCTGCATCAAGGCTTAAAGCAGCTTCGCGGCAAAATGGACGAAGGAGGCGAATTGTATCATGGCTGA
- a CDS encoding DUF4179 domain-containing protein — translation MADEQGMLEQFYQSAAIAERRISEERLDAALRNGIARGKQAKSRQRMKRITVSCAAAVLLMIGGAFAMNGLHFGNGIESASVHTAVNNQIPAYVYQLAGDKGMLREALDQGKYQVVEKSAAYDGYQVTVDGMVMDRKHLVLFYTSKGGSSGPIIPETPGLFTSAYDKLEFAPFIRYENRITGYYDGENYHDMLVFDTTGNESLPDEFYFAGKWGSGGPGSVQKFLEIKIPADTSKLAMLEQTMKVDKTLDFEGQKIKVQSVVQVPLRLNLNLDIDTANSKKIEQLLDWKLYTDSSGKKPLETMEVVPDQWMMSFLAPDYVKGEKLGLRGSWIVTEYTGSKKLVINTKERKILNAPDGRMKLHNIEKKNGFLRIEFSFPKIEPQMSGFVKNDGLLVDGKGIKHFVYDERGRKEDREDLNKLDLYVINIENLSYPQPLTFDFYEYPGDFIQHPFDLTIQ, via the coding sequence ATGGCTGACGAACAAGGGATGTTGGAACAGTTCTACCAGTCGGCGGCTATCGCGGAAAGGCGCATATCGGAAGAAAGGCTGGATGCAGCGCTGAGAAATGGAATCGCACGCGGCAAACAAGCCAAGAGCCGGCAGAGAATGAAGAGAATAACAGTCTCCTGTGCAGCGGCAGTCCTGCTGATGATTGGCGGCGCGTTCGCTATGAATGGATTGCATTTTGGAAACGGGATTGAATCGGCGTCAGTGCATACTGCGGTTAACAACCAGATTCCTGCATATGTATATCAGCTTGCTGGCGATAAGGGCATGCTGCGTGAAGCATTGGATCAGGGGAAATATCAGGTTGTTGAAAAGAGCGCGGCTTATGATGGATACCAGGTGACCGTGGATGGAATGGTAATGGATCGAAAGCATCTGGTGTTGTTTTACACTTCCAAAGGCGGAAGCAGCGGCCCGATCATACCTGAGACACCGGGGCTGTTTACGTCAGCCTACGACAAACTGGAATTCGCACCTTTTATCCGTTATGAAAACCGAATTACGGGTTATTATGATGGGGAAAATTATCACGACATGCTGGTTTTTGATACAACCGGAAACGAAAGTCTGCCCGATGAATTTTATTTCGCAGGCAAATGGGGCAGCGGCGGGCCGGGGAGTGTTCAAAAGTTTTTGGAGATTAAAATTCCGGCAGACACTTCCAAGCTGGCTATGCTGGAGCAGACGATGAAAGTAGACAAGACCCTTGATTTCGAAGGACAAAAGATAAAGGTTCAAAGCGTTGTACAAGTACCGCTGCGATTAAATCTGAACTTGGATATCGATACCGCAAACAGCAAAAAAATAGAACAGCTGCTTGATTGGAAACTGTATACGGATAGCAGTGGTAAAAAACCGTTAGAGACAATGGAGGTAGTCCCTGATCAATGGATGATGAGTTTCTTGGCACCGGATTATGTGAAGGGAGAAAAGCTGGGGCTGCGTGGCTCCTGGATTGTAACGGAATATACTGGCAGCAAAAAGTTAGTCATCAATACGAAAGAAAGGAAAATCCTCAATGCCCCCGATGGGCGGATGAAGCTGCACAATATCGAAAAAAAGAACGGTTTTTTGCGAATCGAATTTTCATTTCCAAAGATTGAACCGCAGATGAGCGGGTTTGTAAAGAATGACGGCCTGTTAGTGGATGGAAAAGGAATAAAACATTTTGTATATGATGAGAGGGGGCGTAAGGAGGATCGTGAGGATCTGAACAAATTGGACTTGTATGTGATAAATATCGAAAACTTATCCTATCCGCAGCCGCTCACGTTTGATTTCTACGAATATCCCGGAGATTTTATCCAACATCCGTTTGATTTGACCATTCAATGA